A single genomic interval of Lactococcus sp. S-13 harbors:
- the ahpF gene encoding alkyl hydroperoxide reductase subunit F encodes MLLDETTRAQLLPYLELLENPIFLKVDADESEQGKKIRDFVTELADLSPELSITEGKLSRTPAFSVEREGSEGILFSGLPLGHELTSLVLALVQVSGRPPRIDEQTIEKIRAIKEPMHFDTYVSLTCHNCPDVVQALNIMSLLNPNISHTMIEGGMFQEEVEAKGIMAVPAVFKNGKEFHSGRSSLEELVEKISGPETNNIFADKAPYDILVVGGGPAGVSAAIYAARKGIRTGLVAERFGGQPLETLGIENLIGTPYIEGTQLAQQLKEHLKKYPVDIMNLHRAVKLEKKELVELSLENGAVLKTKAIILATGAHWRDLGVPGEAEFKTKGVAYCPHCDGPLFAGKNIAVVGGGNSGIEAAIDLAGVVAHVTVLEFLPELKADKVLQERLARLKNVTVLTNVETKAIRGTDRVTGLDYQVRGQSDLTHLEVAGVFIQIGLVPNTDWLADTLELNSRGEIITDKAESTVLDGVFAAGDCTDSRYKQIIISMGSGATAALSAFDYLIRN; translated from the coding sequence ATGCTTTTAGATGAAACAACACGCGCTCAACTCCTCCCCTACCTTGAACTATTGGAAAATCCAATTTTTCTAAAGGTAGATGCAGATGAGAGCGAACAAGGTAAAAAAATCCGAGATTTCGTCACAGAGTTAGCAGACCTGTCACCAGAACTTTCGATAACCGAAGGGAAATTAAGTCGCACACCAGCTTTTAGCGTTGAACGTGAAGGCAGTGAGGGAATTCTATTCTCAGGATTGCCTCTAGGTCATGAATTAACTTCCCTTGTCTTGGCGCTTGTCCAAGTGAGTGGACGCCCGCCACGTATTGACGAGCAAACCATTGAAAAAATCAGGGCAATTAAAGAACCCATGCATTTTGACACCTATGTCAGTCTCACTTGCCATAATTGCCCTGACGTTGTTCAAGCACTCAATATTATGAGCCTGCTCAACCCTAACATCAGCCACACAATGATTGAAGGCGGAATGTTCCAAGAAGAGGTTGAAGCCAAAGGCATCATGGCAGTGCCAGCAGTCTTTAAAAATGGGAAAGAATTTCACAGTGGCAGATCCAGTCTCGAAGAATTAGTTGAAAAGATTAGTGGACCAGAGACAAATAATATATTCGCTGACAAAGCCCCATATGATATTTTAGTTGTTGGTGGTGGCCCTGCTGGAGTAAGTGCAGCCATTTATGCTGCCCGTAAAGGAATACGCACAGGACTTGTTGCTGAGCGCTTCGGTGGTCAACCTTTAGAAACTTTGGGTATTGAAAACCTGATTGGAACACCCTATATCGAAGGAACACAGCTTGCTCAACAACTTAAAGAACATCTCAAAAAATACCCTGTTGATATCATGAACTTACACCGAGCAGTCAAACTAGAAAAAAAAGAGCTCGTCGAGTTAAGTTTAGAAAATGGTGCGGTTTTAAAAACCAAAGCAATCATCCTAGCTACTGGTGCGCACTGGCGTGATTTAGGCGTTCCAGGTGAAGCAGAGTTCAAGACTAAAGGGGTGGCTTATTGCCCGCACTGCGACGGCCCCTTATTTGCTGGAAAAAATATTGCGGTAGTTGGCGGAGGAAATTCAGGTATTGAAGCTGCTATTGACTTAGCCGGCGTGGTTGCTCATGTTACCGTTCTTGAGTTTTTACCTGAACTTAAGGCGGATAAAGTGTTGCAAGAACGTCTGGCTCGTCTGAAAAATGTGACCGTCTTGACCAATGTTGAAACCAAAGCCATTAGAGGGACAGACAGAGTGACAGGACTGGATTATCAAGTGCGTGGTCAAAGTGACCTTACTCATCTAGAAGTAGCTGGGGTTTTTATACAGATTGGCTTAGTTCCCAATACAGACTGGTTGGCAGATACCCTCGAACTCAACTCACGTGGTGAAATCATTACAGATAAAGCGGAAAGTACAGTCCTTGATGGTGTGTTTGCCGCAGGAGATTGCACCGATAGTCGCTATAAACAAATCATTATCTCGATGGGAAGTGGAGCAACCGCTGCACTTAGTGCCTTTGATTATTTGATTCGAAATTAA
- the ahpC gene encoding alkyl hydroperoxide reductase subunit C gives MSLVGKKIEEFSTDAYLGGKFITVTDQDFYGKWNVLCFYPADFSFVCPTELEDLEESYSTLKTLGVEVYSASTDTHYVHAAWHEHSDAISKITYTMLADPSQKISRAFDVLDEESGLAQRGTFIIDPDGIIQAVEITADGIGRDASQLIDKIKAAQYIRNHPGEVCPAKWKEGAESLHVGIDLVGKI, from the coding sequence ATGTCATTAGTTGGTAAAAAAATCGAAGAATTTTCAACAGACGCCTATCTTGGTGGAAAATTCATCACTGTTACAGATCAAGATTTCTATGGAAAATGGAATGTCCTTTGCTTCTATCCAGCAGACTTTTCATTTGTTTGTCCTACTGAACTAGAAGACCTAGAGGAAAGCTATTCAACTTTGAAAACACTTGGTGTAGAAGTTTACTCTGCATCAACAGATACCCACTATGTCCATGCTGCTTGGCACGAACATAGCGATGCCATTTCAAAAATCACTTACACCATGCTTGCCGATCCTTCTCAAAAAATTTCACGCGCTTTCGATGTTTTGGATGAAGAATCAGGACTTGCTCAACGTGGCACTTTCATTATTGATCCAGATGGAATCATCCAAGCCGTTGAAATCACAGCTGACGGCATTGGTCGAGATGCCAGCCAATTGATTGATAAAATCAAAGCTGCCCAATACATTCGTAACCATCCAGGCGAAGTTTGTCCAGCCAAATGGAAAGAAGGAGCAGAAAGTCTCCACGTAGGCATTGACCTCGTCGGTAAAATTTAA